One Paenibacillus sp. SYP-B4298 genomic window, AGTATGGAATGACGTAATCGACAGGTCGATCCGGCACCATCAGTTGCCCATAAGTCGCGACCATCACAGCCTCTATGACAAAACGACGACGCATTTTGTATCCCCCTCTCTATATCAGCCTGTTCATGCTAGCAGATTAACGATCTATGCTTGCCCTATATTATACCTCAATCGCCATCGAAACGGTACAGGCAAAACGGACAAGGGCAATCATCCCTCCGCAAGCACGACTAGGGTCTGGCCCGGTATGCTCCGCTGTCTATCTCGGTTGCCCTCTTGGATCAGCAATATCGCATTACGTCAAGCTCCTAGCGAGCAGCGATTCCGGCATTGCTTGAAGCCGGGCATGGAGGTACAATGGGCATACTGGCATTTTTTGAAGGAGGCACTACGTATGAAGGAAAAGCAAGAGCAAGTGATTATTATTGGGGCTGGGCCATGCGGACTGGCCGCGGCACTGGAGCTGCATAGCCACGGCTTCGATCCGCTACTGATCGAGAAGCGCAATGTGGTTCACTCCATCTCCCAATATCCCATCTACATGCAGTTCTTCAGTACGCCCGAGCTGCTGGAGATCGCTGGTGTACCGTTTACAACCGCGCATGACAAGCCTAGCCGCCTGGAAGCGCTGAATTACTATCGCAATGTCGCGCTGCGCAGCGGCGTGCGCATCCATGCCTATGAGACCGTCACCAGCTTAACGAAGGAAGCCGAGGGCTTCACCTTGACGAGCATCCGCAAGAACGGCGAAGCTCATACATACTGCACACGCCACGTTGTCATTGCGACCGGCTATTTTGACCATCCGAATCTGCTGGGCATTCCGGGCGAGGACCATGACAAGGTATCCCACTTCTTCCGTGAGGCACATCCCTACACGGGGATGCAGGTCACCATCATCGGAGGAAGCAACTCCGCAGTCGATGCCGCACTAGAGCTGGAGCGGGTCGGCGCCAAGGTAACCGTCGTCTATCGCGGCGAGGACTATTCGCCAAGCATCAAGCCGTGGGTGCTGCCAATTATGAAAGCTATGGTTGCCAAAGGACGGATTGCCTTCCGATTCCAGTCCCGCGTGATCGAGATTACCCCGGCTGAGGTCGTCATTGAGACGTCCGGCGGCACGGAGCGGCTGCCGAATGATTTCGTGCTGGCGTTAACCGGATTTCATCCAGACAGAGAATTTTTGGGGAGCGCTGGAGTAACGATGGAGGCGGAAGGATACCCGACCTTTAACGAAGAGACGATGGAGACCAATGTGCCCGGGATTTACCTGGCAGGGGTGGTCGCCTCGCGCCACGAGGCCAATGAGATTTTCATTGAGACAGGGCGTTTCCACGGTCACAAAATTACCCGCCACTTGCTGGAGCAAGCGGCGAAGCAGGAAGGATGAGCAGGATGAGATCACGCCAGCTATTTGTGATGGTCAGCATCGTGTTGACCACGCTGGTCGCTTCGATCGACGCGACCATTACGAATACGACCATGCCCATCATTGCCGAGGAGCTTGGCGGGTACTCGCTATATGCGTGGTCCTTCGCGGCCTACATGATTTTTGCCACCGTGCTGACACCGGTTGCCGGACGCATCTCTGACCTGTACGGCAGAAAGAAAATATTCGGCTTCGGTATCCTGTTCTTCCTCCTCGGCTCGCTGCTGTGCGGTCTGGCCGACTCCATGCTTCAGCTTGTCATCTACCGGGCCGTGCAGGGGATGGGAGCAGGCATTATGACCCCCTTCCCACTTATCATCGCCGGGGATCTGTTCGCCGTCGAGAAGCGCGGGAGGATTCAGGCGATGTTCTCCGCCATGTGGGGGGTGTCGGCTGTCGTAGCTCCATTGCTTGGCTCGTTGTTCGTGGAGCTGGCAAGCTGGCGCTGGATTTTTCTCATTAATATTCCAGTCTGTATCCTGGCCTTTGCCTTCCTCCTGTTCTACAAGGAAGCCTATGAGCCACGCAAATCCCCTATCGATGTGTGGGGGTCTGTCCTCTTCGCCGCCGGGGTCAGCCTGCTGCTGGCAGCGACGACGGTTGAAAGCCATGTCTGGCTATATGCTGTGTCTGGCGCCCTGCTGCTAATGTTATTTTGGGCGGTGGAGAAGCGTCACGCTTCGCCAATTGTGCCGCTGCAGCTATTTCGTATCCCGGCTAATAAATGGATGATCATCAATTCCTTCTTAACATGCGCCGCCTTGTTCGGCACCTCCAGCTATGTGCCGCTGTTTCTCCAGCATGAGAACTATTCCGTCTTCATGAGCGGCGTGTCTCTTCTCGGGATGTCGGTCGGCTGGATGGCCTGCTCGGTTCCAGCCGGACGCTGGGTGTTGCGCTATGGCTATACACGGCTGATGCTGATCGGCAACCTGACGCTGCTGGCCTCCGGCATTATGCTGATGTTCCTAAGCCCTGCGACCGGATTTATCTATGTTACTCTGGCAATGACCGTCCAAGGGGTCGGCTATGGATTGCTGTTCACCGTCACAACGATTGGGGCACAGCAGCTCGTTCGATCGGATCAGAGCGGCATCTCCACCTCGCTCCAGATGTTCTCGCGCAACATCGGCACAGCGATCGGAGTGACCGTGATGGGCGCATTGCTGCTGCGGGGCGAGTTCATGGAGGGTATCCGTCTCATCTTCCTGTACGGTACCCTGGTTTGCCTGGCTGGCCTGGCCACCGTCTGGTTTATCCGCGATAACAAGCAGCCTTCAGAAGAGCGGCAGGTGCCTGCGGAGCAGCTCCATTAGCTGCGGCTCATGCGCCTCGATCCAGCCGCATACGAAAGCGGTGCGCTTCATCTGTTCCGCCCATTCCTGTGGTGGGTCAAGCTGCTGCTGATAACGATCGGCAAAGTGAAGATGTACATCGGCCATCCTGAGCTTCATCAGCGCTGGGATGGCCGTAATCTCCTCAGCAGTCAGCTTGCGGCGGCTGCCAAATCCCTCCACAAATAACTCCAGCCGCTCCAGCGAACGCTCTGTCCTGCCTTCCACGATCAGCTCTGGCAGCACTACAGCCAGCTCCATGGCGCGCAGATCAATGGTGCAGAACTCAAAGTCGAGTACACCAACCACCTCCTCCCCTCTCGCTACAGCATTCGTAAAGACAACGTCGCCATGCACCCACTGTTCAGGCAGCGAGCTTAGCTGCGCCTCCGCCTCCATCAATTCGCCGCGCACCCGCTCCAGCAGCTCTAGCTGCGGCAGCAGCCCGGTCAACTGCTCGTCTCCTCTCACCCAGCTCGCCATTTCTGCTGCATCCAGATGCTCATAATTGCTGCTCAGCTTGTAGTACGGCGTATACGCCGGCTCATCCTCCAAGATCAAGCCATCGAGCGCTCCGCTCATGGTTCCGCATGCCTGACCCAGCCCGTAAATATGCGGCCCATACTCCCCATCCGGTCGTTGACCCTCGATGTAGATATACAGCGCGGCGAGCTTGCCATCCTTGCCGACGGCAATCGTCCCGCCGCTGCGGCAAGCCACCGGACGCGGCACCGAAAATCCCAGCTCCATACGGCTGAGCGCATGCAGCACATGATGCTCCAGCCGTACCTTGGCCTCCTCCTTATGGTTGTCATACAGGCGCAGCACATAACGGCTACCCCCGCTATAGACGATACGGGTCGTATTGTTCTTGCCGCTCTCCTCCTTCACTACTCGGCACGGTCGGGGCAGATCGTAGAGATCAAGATACCGCTCCAATACGAGCGCGCGATCCTCGGCGTCTATCTCGTATGGCGAGCTCATCTCCTCAGTTCCCTCCAAGCCGCTCTGCTGCTCTTTCCTATGCTTTGTCTGCTCCTTCAACACCGTTTCCCTCCTTCCTATTCCTCATAGATCATTTTGCGCGTCATCCCGCCATCGATGACCAGATTAATACCGTTGACAAAATCATTTCGCCCCTCACTCAGATATAGACAGGCGCGCGCAATGTCCTCCGGCCGTCCGACACGCCCGGACAGATGCTGACGATGATCCGTCTCGCGCAACTGACTGTAGTCCCCGGTCTCGATCCAGCCAGGGCTAATGCAATTCACTGTAATGCGATGCTTCGCCAGCGAGGCTGCCATAGCGTGCGTGAGCGCTACCAGCCCACCCTTCGAGGCTGCATACGCTTCGCTATCCGGCTCAGACATTATCGCTCGTGTAGACGCAATATGGATGATGCTCCCGCCCTCTGGCTGCTGCTTCATCCGGGCCGCAGCTTCGCGCCCGCACAAAAAAGCACCGCGCAGATTGCAGTGGAGAACGCTGTCCCATTCGTCCACCGTCAGCTCGAACATGCTCTTCGTTATGCCGAAGCCCGCATTGTTGATGAGCACATCGAGCCGCCCGAATACATTCCATGCCTCCTGGATCATTGCTGCAACCTGATGCTCGGAGGCCAAGTCTGCTGCTGCCGCATAGAGACGCTCTGAACCAAATTCAGCCGCCAGCCGTTTATTTAAGCTTTGCAGCCGCGCCTCCTCCTTGTCCGTTATCGCGACATGGTAATCCGCTTCCAAGTATGCCTTTGCCAGCTCTGCGCCAATCCCCCCGGCCGCTCCGGTAATGACTGCCACTCGTCTCATAGCCATCGTCTCCTTTTCAGATCGTCACTCTATCGTATATCGGCATCATCCACACTGGCAATCGGCAGGCTGGAGCTGTGCTCCGCCAACAGTTCGCGCAGGCTGCCCCCTTGGTCGCGCAGATCGTCCATATAGACATCCGCCTTCACAAGTCCTTGACGCAATATAATCGCACGATCGATCACATTCTCAATCTCGTCAATCAGATGGGTGGCAATGAGGACCGTCTCCTCCCCATGCAAGCTGCCTACGAGCAGCCTTAGAAAGCTTTGGCGAGTAAGCAGATCCTTCCCGATCAACGGCTCATCCATCAGGATGTAGTCAGCCTGCTTGGCCAGTCCCGCGCTAATCTCCAGCTTCAGCTTTTGCCCCTTGGAGAAGGTCCTGATTCGCCTGTCTCCATCCAGCGCATACAATTCGAGCAGTTGCCTATAATGCTTGTGATCAAACAACGGGAAAAACTTCGCCAAAAAATGTCCGTACTCCAGCGGCGTCATATGGGGCAGAAAGCTCCCTTCCTCCGTCACAAAGGCCAGCTTGTCGTACTGCTGCTGCACAGGTCTGCCCTCGATGCTCACTGTGCCGCCCTGCAGCTCGCCCAGCCCCATGATCGCCTTGAGCAATGTCGTTTTGCCGCTCCCGTTCTCTCCCAATATGCCGACCACCTCCCCTCTAGGAATCGCCAGGTGACGAATATAGATTCCGTGCGAACTGCTGCCATATCGCTTATCTATGTCGCTTAGCTCAATCATACTACCCCTCCTTGATGCTGCCGTCCCTTCAATGACCGTCCTTGATCTGCAGGTGATCGAAGAAACGGTAATCCAGTGGATCATACCTAAAACTGAGCTGCGCCGGGACGCGCCTTGCCCGGATCACATCATCATTCCAGTCTGAGCGAATCTCTCCCTTATAGACAATCTCGCCCCGATCATACACCTCAATCAACAGCCGCTTGGGGCGAGCAAACGAATACTCAATCTCCTCGTGACCCTCCCGGTTATCCTCCATCTGCCGCAGTATGATTAGGCGCCCCTCTACACTGCGCATCGACAGTAACGCTTCAACCGTCATATTGTCTGCCCCATCCGAGAAGTCTGCCCTTACCTGATGGATGAGCGCAATCCGGTCGGCGACCTCCACCGTGAGCAGCATACGATACAGCTTGCCATCCGACGTAGTCTGGCTGAAGCTCAGATTAAGCTGCTGCTGCTCAGAATCGGCATAGGCCTGATAACGAGCCCCATAGCTACTCGACTCCGCCGCAACCGCATCACCGATATAGACCCCTGGCACCTCCAGCTCGCCCAGCAATTGTCCGCTGGCTGCATCATAAGCTGTAAGCTGCAGCATCCCGCCCTTGGTCATGACCACGACCAGCTTGCCATCTACCGCCTCCAGACCCAGCACCTGAACAGCCTCCTCCTCTGTAAGCCCATTGACTCCGAGTGGTATGGCTGTCAGTTCATGGCTATCCGTCGCATCCGGCGGCTGCGGGTAACCCCATTCATAGAAGGCAAGCTTGAAGATACTGCTGCTGCCCGTATAATCCGTTGTGACGGGAGTCGTATAGTACACATCCTCGCCATCCACTGCTAGCCCATATTCGAGTGGATTCGAATACCTACTGACCTGTCCCTCAAGGCGGCTACCGTTAAAGGTCAGCACAGGCGCCACATTCGCCTTCCCTGCGGGAACCGGATACAGGCCGCTAATATCGCGCGCTACAATCTCGAACGGCCCACTGCCGTATACCTCATATTCCTTATTTCCAACCCGCTTGGCCTCACCTGCGATGTAGCTGTTGCTACGCGCCAACTGCGGCTGGTCGAACAGCACCGTCTCCTTAACCACCTTGTCCTGCCGGGTAGTAAACGTCATCGCATGGTAGCCATCGCGCAATTCTCCCGAGATGATCGCCTCTCCCAGTGCCTCTTTGCTACCTGCAATATCCTCCAGTACGAGCGTGCTGTCCTCCTTGGCGCGATAGATACCCAGGCTAAGGAGCAGCATAATCGCGAGCCCGACGGCAAGCATCGGAAGCGCTGCATGGTCTACAACTCGTCTTCGCATCTTCATTCTCCTCTCAAGTGTATCATGCAAGCCTCAAGCGACCGTCCCTCGTCGCAGCAACTGGAGGCTGTGACCGATGAACCAGGCACTCAACAACAGCAGCAGAGCGCTGCTCCAGTACAAGCCAGAGGGCTCCCCGTAATATATCGGCTCGCTCATTCTATACCCTGCTACACGTATAATGAGCAGTACTGCTGCAATGACCGCCACCTCTCCCCACAGCTTTCTGCTCCGCTCGCACAGTGTGGCATAGTAAGTTCCGGTCAGCAGCGCCGCTGCAATCGCGACCGTTGAGAGCAGCCGGCTGAAGCTGAACGGCAACAGCATACGGAACCATTCCGAGCGTATGACAGCAAGGAACCATCCATTATGCATGACATACCCTTCTCCACCCGCCCGGAACGCTCGTGCCGCAGCCAATTCGTAGCCAAGCCATGCCCCGGCTCCTTGCGCCGCGAGCAGCAGCAACAGCGCCGTAGCCGCTGTCGTTAGCTTCGCCGCATACAATGCCTCCCGGCGAACAGGCAGTGTCAGGAAGGTGTAGATGCTCTTGCTGCCCGAGTAGGCGCGGTACACGCTACGAACATAATACGCCAGCAGCAGCAAGATATAGACTCCGCAAGTAAGCGCTGCTCCGGAGGAGACATAGAGTGTCTCGTAGCGTTCCACCACAGTATACGGGCCATAATCATTTGTTGCGGCATGAATCAGCAGGAGCGGTGTTCCCAGCGCACCTGCGCAGAGCAGAATGATGGCTCGAAGCCAGGCGGCAAATTCTGCATTCAATAGACGATAATAACCTTTCATAAGCATCTCCTCCTCTGTATTACTCCTCTAGTACAATAATTGCAGATCGACACCAGAGGTGCCTTCCTGTCCCTGATCTAGTCCCATAGCTCGCTCAGCAGCTCAACCACACGCTTGAATGATAGATTGATCTCCTTGGCGGAGCCAATAAACTCCTTCACCAATCCGCTCGTCAGCTCCGTCTCAATCCGCGCCCGCACCTCGTCATCCACATAGATAACGCTCCCCAGCGTACTGCTCGTGCGAACATAGCCCTCGTCCTCCATCAGCTTGAAAGCCTTCTGCACTGTATTCGGATTAATCTGCAGTTGTGCCGCCACCTCGCGTCGCGATGGCAGCTTGTCACCGCTCATAGCTTCGCCAAGCACAATTTTGCGCTTCACATATCGCGCGGCCTGCACATAGACCGGTTCCTTATTGTTCAGCTTCAGCTCATAGAAATTCAGCACACGCAGATCACCCCGCCTTCGATTATTGTATTATGTCACTAGTACAGATAGAATGTCAAGAGTCCAATTTCTCAATCAGCACCAAAAATTCATTTTATTGACATAATTTTGAAGTTGTCGTATACCGGCTACAGCTATGACCATGGCTTCTTCAGTGTCTACTAGGCAGCCATTTACCAGAGTCATAACAATGATGTCTAATTGAAATCCATCTTGATTCGACCAGGGCTGTCTGCAAGCGCCTTACCTTTCGGACAGCCCTTCGAGTTAGTCTCTACCGTATTATATCCATGCTCCCCGCTGTCTTCTCCCTGCCTATCGACTACTACATATGCCTGTATCTTTGCTCAATGTGCAGCATTTCCTCATGAGACAACGGTCGTGCGAATTGACGGCGACGGTTGCCAATTACCCCATTCACCACAAATGCGGACAGCAGTACCCCTGCCGAGAGCACGGCGGCAACAATCGAGAGCAGTACAACTGTCATGACAAGGATGAACAGCAGCCAGACAAAGGCAATCCAGCAGACTGTTTTTCGCATGCTCCCCAGTTGCCAGACTCCACTGGACGACTCTGCAGAGAGCCGGTGCTGCAACAATCTGCGACCGCGTGGACGCAGCAGCTCCAGCCCGAGCGGAATAGCAGCGGCAGCACTCGAGCCCAACAGTGTAACCGCCGTGAGCAGCCACAGCCAGTCAGTCCCGAGCGCCCCTCCCCTCCAAGAATCAGGCTGCTGGGCATCTGTAGCCCGCTCCGGTACGATCCTCCCTTCGCTTCCTCCAGCCGATACTCTGTCCCGCGCAAGGCTCTCGCTGAGTGACAACTCCCCTGATGTTCGACTCTCCAATGCCAGCGGCGGCCGCATGTTCTCTGACGCGAGGCCATGGCTGCCATCCCAAGGTCTAACGGCCTGCAACGTCCCGAGCACCGCCAGCCCAACCAGCACTAATGCAGCGATCAGCCGTCCTGGGGTTTGCCGCTCAGTTGAAACCGCCGCCATAGAACGCCCCCATGCTGATCTGCGATCTCGGAAGAAGGCGAACCACATGCGTGAGCTGGCATTCAACACCCCGAGCCCGCTTCCCCAGAGCGCCCCAAGCACTGCGAGTGGTACTAGCGCCGCGAGCCATCCGTTCCATACGCCGAGTCCCTTGCCGAGCAAGGTCATGAACAAGCCACTGCCCGAGCTGCCCCCAGCACCCACAGTCGCCTCTGCAGTGGACAGCGCCAGCACTGCCAGCAGCACATAACACGCGAGAAATCCATACACTGGCGCCAAATAGATGTTCCAGGGCACATGTTGCTCAGGCGCTGTCGCCTCTTCCATCGTATAGGCAGCAGCATCCGAGCCACTAAATAACCGGAACATGAGCAGCACTGCCATCATCATCGCCAGCCAGCCGCCGCTGCCAGCAGTCTCGGGGCGCAGCGTGAACAAAAATTCCGCAGGCTGCAGCCTTGGGCCGATAAACAAGAACAAGCCGGCCGCCACGCCAGCTACCAGCAATATTTGCAGCCATGTCCCGAGCTGCAGGAACAGCGCAACCCAGCGCCGACCGGTCCAGGCTACGAGCGCCTGCGAGCCGAGCAGCAGCGCAGCACATAGCATAAAGGACAGCCATCCGTTGCCCAGACCCGCATAGGTCGCGGCGAACGGCTGCACGAGCAATGCCCCCGCCCCAGCAAGCAGCACCAGCAGCGCCAGATCTCCGAAGCCGCGCAGCCATGCCGCTGCAAAGCCGAAGCCCTGGCCTCCGCGAGCCAATGCCCAGTGATAGCAGCCCCCGGCTGTCGGCAGCGCCGCCGCCAATTCCGCTTGGGCGGCCGCCAATGCGAATGCAAATAGCGCTGCCACAGGCAGCGCTATGCTAAATCCCCATGCCCCGGTCAGTGCATAGACCGGTCCGAAATACAGCGCCGCTCCGCCCAGCACCGACATCGTTGCAAATGAAGCGCTGAATGTGCCCCATCCGCTCCAGTTGCGGCTTAGCTGCTGGGCATAGCCCAGCTTGTTCAGCGACTGCTTATCCGATATATACTGCACATAGACAGAAGCCGGCCTGCTGCCGCTCGCTGTGCGGCCGACCTGCCTTCCCGCTGCCACGGCCAGAAACAGTGCCACACCGCAGACGACAGCGAACAGCAATACACCAACCAGTACACTATACATGCCCTGCACCCCCTCCCGCTATATGTATGAGAGAGGGAGGGCATTTAATCATCGTACAAGCGAATTGAGCTTGTCCATCATGTCCTTATATTCCTTGGAGGCCTGCATAGCTTCAATATATGCATCCCATTCGTCAAGTGACGCTTCGCCCGTGATGACAGCACGCTTCATTTCCTCTGTCATGCTAATCAACTCTCTGAATGCGCCTCTGCTAAATACCGTATCGCGGCCAACAAGCGGCATCGCCGCTCTAACCGAAGAGAGGCCGGTCGATGATGTGGCGGCTGTCGAACTCTTCTCCGAAGCAGTGGACGAAGCCGAACCCGTTGTCTGCCCCTTCACTGCCTTCCACTGCTCCACAGCCTCTGTATAAGCCGCGCGAGCTCGCAGGTCCAATCCTTCCAGCAGTCTGGCATCCGGCAACGC contains:
- a CDS encoding amino acid permease, with the protein product MYSVLVGVLLFAVVCGVALFLAVAAGRQVGRTASGSRPASVYVQYISDKQSLNKLGYAQQLSRNWSGWGTFSASFATMSVLGGAALYFGPVYALTGAWGFSIALPVAALFAFALAAAQAELAAALPTAGGCYHWALARGGQGFGFAAAWLRGFGDLALLVLLAGAGALLVQPFAATYAGLGNGWLSFMLCAALLLGSQALVAWTGRRWVALFLQLGTWLQILLVAGVAAGLFLFIGPRLQPAEFLFTLRPETAGSGGWLAMMMAVLLMFRLFSGSDAAAYTMEEATAPEQHVPWNIYLAPVYGFLACYVLLAVLALSTAEATVGAGGSSGSGLFMTLLGKGLGVWNGWLAALVPLAVLGALWGSGLGVLNASSRMWFAFFRDRRSAWGRSMAAVSTERQTPGRLIAALVLVGLAVLGTLQAVRPWDGSHGLASENMRPPLALESRTSGELSLSESLARDRVSAGGSEGRIVPERATDAQQPDSWRGGALGTDWLWLLTAVTLLGSSAAAAIPLGLELLRPRGRRLLQHRLSAESSSGVWQLGSMRKTVCWIAFVWLLFILVMTVVLLSIVAAVLSAGVLLSAFVVNGVIGNRRRQFARPLSHEEMLHIEQRYRHM
- a CDS encoding GntR family transcriptional regulator encodes the protein MLNFYELKLNNKEPVYVQAARYVKRKIVLGEAMSGDKLPSRREVAAQLQINPNTVQKAFKLMEDEGYVRTSSTLGSVIYVDDEVRARIETELTSGLVKEFIGSAKEINLSFKRVVELLSELWD
- a CDS encoding SDR family NAD(P)-dependent oxidoreductase, translating into MAMRRVAVITGAAGGIGAELAKAYLEADYHVAITDKEEARLQSLNKRLAAEFGSERLYAAAADLASEHQVAAMIQEAWNVFGRLDVLINNAGFGITKSMFELTVDEWDSVLHCNLRGAFLCGREAAARMKQQPEGGSIIHIASTRAIMSEPDSEAYAASKGGLVALTHAMAASLAKHRITVNCISPGWIETGDYSQLRETDHRQHLSGRVGRPEDIARACLYLSEGRNDFVNGINLVIDGGMTRKMIYEE
- a CDS encoding YpdA family putative bacillithiol disulfide reductase; translation: MKEKQEQVIIIGAGPCGLAAALELHSHGFDPLLIEKRNVVHSISQYPIYMQFFSTPELLEIAGVPFTTAHDKPSRLEALNYYRNVALRSGVRIHAYETVTSLTKEAEGFTLTSIRKNGEAHTYCTRHVVIATGYFDHPNLLGIPGEDHDKVSHFFREAHPYTGMQVTIIGGSNSAVDAALELERVGAKVTVVYRGEDYSPSIKPWVLPIMKAMVAKGRIAFRFQSRVIEITPAEVVIETSGGTERLPNDFVLALTGFHPDREFLGSAGVTMEAEGYPTFNEETMETNVPGIYLAGVVASRHEANEIFIETGRFHGHKITRHLLEQAAKQEG
- a CDS encoding ATP-binding cassette domain-containing protein — its product is MIELSDIDKRYGSSSHGIYIRHLAIPRGEVVGILGENGSGKTTLLKAIMGLGELQGGTVSIEGRPVQQQYDKLAFVTEEGSFLPHMTPLEYGHFLAKFFPLFDHKHYRQLLELYALDGDRRIRTFSKGQKLKLEISAGLAKQADYILMDEPLIGKDLLTRQSFLRLLVGSLHGEETVLIATHLIDEIENVIDRAIILRQGLVKADVYMDDLRDQGGSLRELLAEHSSSLPIASVDDADIR
- a CDS encoding MFS transporter is translated as MRSRQLFVMVSIVLTTLVASIDATITNTTMPIIAEELGGYSLYAWSFAAYMIFATVLTPVAGRISDLYGRKKIFGFGILFFLLGSLLCGLADSMLQLVIYRAVQGMGAGIMTPFPLIIAGDLFAVEKRGRIQAMFSAMWGVSAVVAPLLGSLFVELASWRWIFLINIPVCILAFAFLLFYKEAYEPRKSPIDVWGSVLFAAGVSLLLAATTVESHVWLYAVSGALLLMLFWAVEKRHASPIVPLQLFRIPANKWMIINSFLTCAALFGTSSYVPLFLQHENYSVFMSGVSLLGMSVGWMACSVPAGRWVLRYGYTRLMLIGNLTLLASGIMLMFLSPATGFIYVTLAMTVQGVGYGLLFTVTTIGAQQLVRSDQSGISTSLQMFSRNIGTAIGVTVMGALLLRGEFMEGIRLIFLYGTLVCLAGLATVWFIRDNKQPSEERQVPAEQLH
- a CDS encoding phosphotransferase, whose product is MKEQTKHRKEQQSGLEGTEEMSSPYEIDAEDRALVLERYLDLYDLPRPCRVVKEESGKNNTTRIVYSGGSRYVLRLYDNHKEEAKVRLEHHVLHALSRMELGFSVPRPVACRSGGTIAVGKDGKLAALYIYIEGQRPDGEYGPHIYGLGQACGTMSGALDGLILEDEPAYTPYYKLSSNYEHLDAAEMASWVRGDEQLTGLLPQLELLERVRGELMEAEAQLSSLPEQWVHGDVVFTNAVARGEEVVGVLDFEFCTIDLRAMELAVVLPELIVEGRTERSLERLELFVEGFGSRRKLTAEEITAIPALMKLRMADVHLHFADRYQQQLDPPQEWAEQMKRTAFVCGWIEAHEPQLMELLRRHLPLF